From one Bacillus sp. FJAT-42376 genomic stretch:
- a CDS encoding DNA repair exonuclease, with translation MPSIKFVHAADLHLDSPFKGLQHLPENILNRLKESTFASFSNLVSYTIREKADFLLLAGDLFDEDNRSLKAQLKLKREFEKLNRAGIAVYAIHGNHDHLGGEWLHVEWPENVRVFSHEKVECLPFYKQGKLAAHLYGYSYPERSVAANMTQHYIKQPGAPFHIGLLHGSLEGGTEEHDVYSPFTIRELEAAGFDYWALGHIHKREVLPSDETVIIYPGNLQGRHRKETGRKGCYSVTLNESGASAEFAPLQDIMWEESAVNLEGIESIDQVMNLIREEKETVRGLGVPVVLTVVLSGKTDLAADLKNAEVIKDLLGALNEEEEERSDFVWLGKMADYTLLQADKERLKLDSVFYRDFFNVTEQYSSFREAAAPLYGHAAIRKHLGHFSEEEQQDMIREAEALVLAELLRGEGARK, from the coding sequence ATGCCATCGATAAAGTTTGTTCATGCAGCGGACTTGCATCTTGATAGTCCGTTTAAAGGGCTTCAGCATCTTCCTGAAAACATCCTGAACCGTCTGAAAGAAAGTACGTTTGCGAGCTTTTCGAATCTGGTTTCCTATACAATCAGGGAAAAAGCAGATTTTCTCCTTTTAGCGGGGGATTTGTTCGATGAAGATAACCGGAGCCTGAAAGCACAATTAAAGCTGAAAAGAGAGTTTGAGAAGCTGAACCGGGCCGGAATTGCCGTATATGCGATCCATGGAAACCATGACCATCTTGGCGGGGAGTGGCTTCACGTCGAATGGCCCGAAAATGTCCGCGTATTCAGTCATGAAAAAGTGGAATGCCTTCCCTTTTATAAGCAGGGAAAATTGGCAGCGCATCTATACGGATACAGCTACCCAGAACGTTCCGTTGCAGCAAATATGACACAGCACTACATAAAACAGCCCGGCGCTCCGTTCCATATCGGATTGCTTCACGGGTCCCTCGAGGGCGGAACAGAAGAACACGATGTATACAGCCCATTCACAATCAGGGAGCTGGAGGCAGCTGGATTTGATTATTGGGCGCTTGGACATATCCACAAACGGGAGGTTCTTCCTTCCGATGAAACAGTCATCATTTACCCGGGGAACCTTCAGGGCAGACACCGAAAAGAAACGGGGAGGAAAGGCTGTTACTCGGTCACTCTGAATGAATCAGGGGCAAGCGCTGAGTTTGCGCCTCTTCAGGACATCATGTGGGAGGAATCAGCCGTCAATCTTGAAGGGATCGAATCAATTGACCAGGTGATGAACCTCATTAGAGAAGAAAAAGAAACCGTTCGCGGATTAGGTGTTCCTGTCGTTTTGACAGTGGTTTTATCTGGAAAAACCGATCTTGCCGCGGACTTGAAAAATGCGGAGGTCATAAAGGATTTGCTTGGGGCTCTTAACGAGGAAGAAGAAGAGCGCAGTGATTTTGTATGGCTGGGCAAAATGGCGGATTATACGCTGCTGCAGGCTGATAAGGAGCGGCTTAAACTCGATTCCGTTTTTTACAGAGATTTTTTCAATGTAACCGAGCAATACAGTTCATTCAGGGAAGCCGCAGCTCCGCTGTACGGACATGCAGCCATTCGAAAGCATCTTGGGCATTTCTCCGAAGAAGAGCAGCAGGACATGATTCGTGAAGCCGAGGCACTCGTTTTGGCGGAACTGCTCAGAGGGGAGGGGGCTCGTAAATGA